In a genomic window of Candidatus Bathyarchaeota archaeon:
- the phoU gene encoding phosphate signaling complex protein PhoU, giving the protein MNRIIDRGLEQQSVLLIRMGELTYETLSLSIHGYLEGRSVQTQVREMSNLLVSMANKVEDETFELISRYQPVASDLRSIKSYMKIGNDFARYGRYALDISAINEKVNGLKECETWIKDYLSEMSQKVLSMVKVSIEALKKFDINLAKTIAETERQVDKMYLEYIDRLISVEQAQANSRCIVSSALITRYLERIADHAVYVCESIVYIVTGEKITLS; this is encoded by the coding sequence ATGAACAGAATAATTGACCGCGGTTTAGAGCAGCAATCCGTGCTACTGATACGAATGGGCGAATTAACCTATGAAACCCTGAGCTTATCAATACACGGCTACCTTGAAGGTCGAAGCGTACAAACCCAAGTCCGCGAAATGAGCAACCTACTGGTATCAATGGCAAACAAAGTCGAAGACGAAACCTTCGAATTAATCAGCCGCTACCAACCCGTCGCTTCGGATTTGCGGTCAATTAAATCCTACATGAAAATCGGCAACGACTTCGCCCGATACGGACGATACGCCCTAGACATATCCGCCATTAACGAGAAAGTCAATGGGCTAAAAGAATGTGAAACTTGGATTAAGGATTACCTTTCCGAGATGAGCCAAAAAGTTCTCTCCATGGTTAAAGTCAGCATTGAAGCCCTCAAAAAATTCGACATAAACCTCGCCAAAACAATCGCGGAAACCGAGCGACAAGTTGACAAAATGTACCTTGAGTACATTGACCGCCTAATCAGCGTGGAGCAAGCGCAAGCCAACAGTCGCTGCATCGTTTCCAGCGCTCTTATCACTCGATATTTGGAACGCATCGCTGACCATGCAGTTTACGTCTGTGAATCAATCGTCTACATTGTGACGGGCGAAAAGATAACTTTAAGCTAA
- a CDS encoding MarR family transcriptional regulator, protein MIPVLNVNWQSPPTDCSLSERDADVLALIETEGLATFTFDGLKRRTGLHPETLSRILSRLEQEGIIKKEPDGYRVTPKITQLKLHTPRHETPTAPLIQTFLPSDLMTQQLILSLRGKWFGLLRWLGVSENQQGVTLKWITEDGAIQISACIQGSALNIDAKFLTSSDLNLALKASYQLMSLIGKFCNSSQAARPVLARNVGYYGEFNMPA, encoded by the coding sequence ATGATTCCAGTTCTAAATGTTAATTGGCAAAGCCCACCAACCGATTGCAGCCTTAGCGAACGCGACGCGGACGTTTTGGCGCTAATCGAAACTGAAGGCTTAGCCACCTTCACCTTCGATGGGTTGAAGCGTAGAACTGGACTGCACCCCGAAACGCTCTCACGTATCCTTAGCCGCCTCGAACAAGAAGGCATCATAAAAAAGGAACCCGACGGCTACCGCGTAACCCCAAAAATCACCCAACTCAAACTCCATACCCCACGTCACGAAACCCCAACTGCACCACTTATCCAGACGTTTCTGCCTTCCGATTTGATGACGCAACAGTTGATTTTGAGTTTGAGAGGCAAATGGTTTGGGCTGCTCCGTTGGTTGGGGGTTTCTGAGAATCAGCAGGGCGTCACGCTAAAGTGGATAACTGAGGACGGTGCCATTCAGATTTCTGCTTGCATACAGGGTTCTGCCCTAAACATTGACGCCAAATTCTTAACCAGCAGCGATTTGAACTTGGCGCTTAAAGCTTCTTATCAGTTGATGTCGCTTATTGGCAAATTCTGTAACTCGTCGCAGGCTGCACGGCCAGTTTTGGCTCGCAATGTGGGTTACTACGGCGAATTCAATATGCCTGCCTAA